The Sorangiineae bacterium MSr11367 genome window below encodes:
- a CDS encoding MFS transporter, with amino-acid sequence MQDADAIRNIGAREKTGAQVSPAGIGQQLGAFALTVGRYRWTICFILFLAATINYVDRQVIGVLKPDLTKLYGWSEKDYGNIVFWFQVAYAMGMLSMGWLMDKVGTKIGFAIAATIWGLAATGHVLATSVVGFKMARFGLGIGEAGMFPAAVKVIAHWFPKRERAFAMGLFNSGTNVGAIVTPLMLPMIVPAFGIGASFVVTGILALLWAGLWLAKYHPPEEHPKISETEMAWIKSDPVPNYPKIPWVRLLPWRQTWAFAIGKFLIDPIWWLYLFWVPSLLNQKYGLTLNKIGLPLVTIYLISDVGSIFGGWLSSTFIRRGWTINRSRKVAMILCACLVPPIVFAANVGSTWTAVLLIGLATAGHQGFSANLFTLTSDLFPTKAVGSVVGFGGMGGAIGGIFIAQLAGTVLQAMGPSGYYVLLLLPPMAYTLAIVSIHLLSPRLEPIRSEELPSGS; translated from the coding sequence ATGCAAGACGCCGACGCGATTCGGAATATCGGTGCTCGCGAAAAAACGGGCGCACAAGTGTCTCCCGCCGGAATCGGCCAACAGCTCGGAGCCTTTGCTCTCACCGTTGGGCGTTACCGCTGGACGATCTGTTTCATCCTCTTCCTCGCCGCCACGATCAATTACGTGGACCGGCAGGTCATCGGGGTGCTCAAGCCCGACCTGACGAAGCTCTATGGCTGGAGCGAAAAGGACTATGGCAACATCGTCTTTTGGTTCCAGGTGGCGTACGCCATGGGCATGCTGTCCATGGGCTGGCTCATGGACAAGGTCGGCACGAAGATCGGCTTCGCCATCGCCGCCACGATATGGGGACTCGCCGCCACGGGGCACGTCCTCGCCACGTCGGTGGTCGGCTTCAAGATGGCCCGGTTCGGCCTTGGAATCGGCGAGGCGGGCATGTTTCCCGCCGCGGTGAAGGTGATTGCGCATTGGTTCCCCAAACGAGAGAGGGCCTTTGCCATGGGCCTTTTCAATTCGGGCACCAACGTGGGCGCCATCGTCACCCCATTGATGCTCCCGATGATCGTGCCTGCGTTCGGCATCGGGGCGTCGTTCGTGGTGACGGGTATCTTGGCGCTGCTATGGGCCGGATTGTGGCTGGCCAAATACCATCCGCCCGAGGAGCACCCGAAGATCAGCGAAACGGAAATGGCGTGGATCAAGAGCGATCCTGTGCCGAACTACCCGAAGATTCCGTGGGTGCGCCTGCTGCCGTGGCGACAAACTTGGGCCTTTGCCATTGGCAAATTTCTCATCGACCCGATCTGGTGGCTCTACCTGTTCTGGGTGCCCAGTTTGCTGAATCAGAAGTACGGCCTCACCTTGAACAAGATCGGCCTTCCGCTGGTCACCATCTACCTCATCTCCGACGTCGGTAGCATCTTCGGAGGCTGGCTCTCGTCGACCTTCATTCGTCGCGGATGGACCATCAACCGATCGCGGAAGGTCGCCATGATCCTCTGCGCGTGCCTGGTGCCGCCCATCGTCTTTGCCGCCAATGTGGGGTCGACGTGGACCGCCGTCTTGCTCATCGGCTTGGCCACCGCCGGTCACCAAGGATTTTCGGCCAATCTATTTACGCTTACCTCCGACTTGTTCCCGACCAAGGCTGTCGGATCGGTGGTCGGATTCGGTGGCATGGGCGGAGCGATCGGCGGCATCTTCATTGCGCAATTGGCTGGCACCGTGCTTCAGGCCATGGGGCCCAGTGGCTATTATGTCCTGCTTCTCCTGCCGCCCATGGCGTACACGCTGGCCATTGTCAGCATCCACCTGTTGTCTCCGCGCCTGGAGCCCATTCGGAGCGAGGAATTGCCGTCGGGCAGCTGA
- a CDS encoding DUF2314 domain-containing protein produces the protein MKSNTPFWYPPLGVFGSLAMAKGLAAALDGVILDPQGPRLLPIRDIEEPLPAGGRAAIAKHIVCPMSDSDDGAMWVTTCGMKRFGLPNLEMRSVPPNLDSIDVVMNAVAHRVLFGAFKQQHESGHTLAEIVIPSEISITQHDMVDAFGGGRAAGGKTRVGLSFDGKGRGAMEPLITIRPPASFTGELGEWYYQMLDEFLEIPPAPAPVVPSSGDDALKRAHERAVREWPDVRERFLRELPPTRKLLVKRGFPKQGGGSEFMWVAVVAVQNGQITGMLANDSAYQNDLRAGKRVTFDEGELFDWMLVDGDRREGGYSNEALLRH, from the coding sequence GTGAAGAGCAACACTCCATTCTGGTATCCGCCGCTGGGCGTCTTTGGCTCGTTGGCGATGGCCAAGGGGCTGGCCGCCGCTCTCGACGGCGTCATTCTTGATCCTCAAGGGCCCCGGCTGCTCCCGATTCGAGACATCGAGGAGCCACTGCCCGCGGGCGGACGCGCGGCCATCGCCAAGCATATCGTTTGCCCGATGTCGGACTCGGATGATGGCGCCATGTGGGTGACCACGTGCGGGATGAAACGTTTTGGACTACCGAACCTCGAGATGCGCTCCGTCCCGCCGAACTTGGACTCCATCGACGTCGTCATGAACGCCGTTGCGCACCGCGTGTTGTTCGGAGCTTTCAAGCAGCAGCACGAATCGGGACATACGTTAGCGGAGATCGTCATTCCCTCCGAGATATCGATTACACAACACGATATGGTCGACGCGTTCGGCGGGGGCCGCGCGGCGGGCGGCAAGACCAGAGTCGGACTCTCCTTCGATGGGAAAGGGCGTGGAGCGATGGAGCCCTTGATCACGATCCGCCCGCCCGCGTCGTTCACGGGTGAGCTCGGGGAGTGGTACTACCAGATGCTGGACGAGTTCTTGGAGATACCTCCCGCTCCAGCACCGGTCGTTCCATCGTCCGGAGACGATGCATTGAAACGAGCTCACGAGCGCGCCGTCCGCGAGTGGCCCGATGTGAGGGAGCGATTCCTCCGCGAGCTCCCACCGACGCGGAAGCTCCTCGTCAAGCGTGGTTTCCCCAAGCAAGGCGGTGGCTCCGAGTTCATGTGGGTGGCCGTCGTTGCCGTGCAAAACGGGCAGATCACGGGCATGCTGGCAAATGACAGCGCGTACCAGAACGACCTACGAGCCGGAAAGCGTGTCACCTTCGACGAAGGAGAGCTCTTCGACTGGATGTTGGTCGACGGCGACCGCCGCGAAGGCGGCTATTCGAACGAGGCACTTCTCCGCCACTGA